A window of the Eretmochelys imbricata isolate rEreImb1 chromosome 7, rEreImb1.hap1, whole genome shotgun sequence genome harbors these coding sequences:
- the PRRT3 gene encoding LOW QUALITY PROTEIN: proline-rich transmembrane protein 3 (The sequence of the model RefSeq protein was modified relative to this genomic sequence to represent the inferred CDS: inserted 2 bases in 1 codon; deleted 13 bases in 12 codons; substituted 1 base at 1 genomic stop codon), with translation MCSLLFADGTRPPGHGSTTAPVPTSPQPPATPRRGLIRVTHPASSPAPPPPPEPGPSLPGLAPASSPPCPQASGACSLLPRNQTLLRWADLQHTLGFAWELHLYGTGSLFLLLSLACLASLVVSPVLGPPHLPYTLGANALLLAVGLLRATFLLADPYGARARLPAPAMRLLYNAPFPLLLGAFALLLPPRQSLPLLAALAALQSAGLLGADLLSPLLSPALGVGLRLLSCALGASLLLASLAASWRLRPHRPAAAQRLSRGCEEPQELPGQGGALQGLGPCPRVLLGCSALGLLCCGFQAYGALWLGGVLGPPGEFSWPWWFVQSWFRTCELLLAFALCCAASHPFCPRRGSADHACWAKLGRYFCPHRPAGAPEYPNDCRHWASGTQERAANGDIRESLIRSPPSRVPLRALKDSNEARAAGACSAGGSPSSLCRPGLSPPLPRRHARXGHACLLRGGASALSLGALEFRPPRPSAXAAASDEALFKEHLVRDSVFLRAALQGSGRLARRDSCSSLRSGSALTPLAEPRLPAEAWPRRSSLSDLPSQSASLPPGQGLPSEPPTEGAISGSSLDSFSGGSLKISWNPWRHGLSSLESLPREETPSRAPLLPEEAPGPGTPGGAGDSECEARERFLALSKQVDSRSLSSDTIEL, from the exons ATGTGCTCCTTGCTGTTTGCAGATGGGACCCGACCTCCTGGCCATGGCAGCACCACGGCC CCtgtgcccacctcaccccagcccccagccactcCCCGGCGGGGCCTGATCAGAGTCACCCACCCAGCGAGCTCTCCAGCGCCCCCCCCTCCGCCCGAGCCTGGGCCCAGCCTGCCCGGCCTAGCGCCTGCCTCC AGCCCGCCCTGTCCCCAGGCCAGCGGGGCCTGCAGCCTCCTGCCGCGCAACCAGACGCTGCTGCGCTGGGCCGACCTGCAGCACACGCTCGGCTTCGCCTGGGAGCTGCACCTCTATGGCACCGGCTCCCTCTTCCTGCTGCTCAGCCTGGCCTGCCTGGCCAGCCTCGTCGTCTCGCCCGTCCTGGGCCCGCCCCACCTGCCCTACACCCTGGGGGCCAACGCCCTGCTGCTGGCCGTCGGCCTGCTCCGC GCCACCTTCCTCCTCGCCGACCCCTACGGCGCCAGGGCCCGGCTGCCCGCCCCGGCCATGCGGCTGCTCTACAATGCGCCCTTCCCGCTGCTGCTCGGCGCCTtcgccctgctgctgcccccccggCAGAGCCTGCCCCTGCTGGCCGCGCTGGCCGCGCTCCAGAGCGCCGGGCTGCTGGGCGCCGACCTGCTCTCGCCCCTGCTGAGCCCCGCCCTGGGCGTGGGGCTGCGTCTGCTCTCCTGCGCCCTCGGCGCCTCCCTCCTGCTGGCCAGC CTGGCTGCGTCTTGGCGGCTGCGGCCCCACCGGCCGGCCGCGGCCCAGCGGCTGTCGCGTGGCTGCGAGGAG CCCCAGGAGCTGCCTGGGCAGGGTGGAGCCCTCCAGGGGCTAGGCCCCTGCCCGCGGGTGCTGCTGGGGTGCAGCGCTCTGGGGCTGCTGTGCTGCGGGTTCCAGGCCTACGGGGccctgtggctg gggggggtgctgggcccGCCGGGGGAGTTCTCCTGGCCCTGGTGGTTCGTGCAGTCCTGGTTCCGGACCTGCGAGCTGCTGCTGGCCTTTGCCCTGTGCTGCGCGGCCTCGCACCCCTTCTGCCCGCGCCGCGGCTCCGCCGACCACGCC TGCTGGGCCAAGCTCGGCCGCTACTTCTGCCCCCACCGC CCGGCCGGGGCGCCCGAGTACCCCAACGACTGCCGCCACTGGGCCAGCGGCACGCAGGAGCGGGCGGCCAACGGCGACATCCGCGAGAGCCTGATCCGCAGCCCG CCGAGCAGGGTGCCCCTGCGGGCGCTGAAGGACAGCAACGAGGCCAGGGCGGCGGGGGCCTGCTCGGCG GGGGGCTCCCCCTCCTCGCTGTGCCGGCCCGGCCTCAGCCCCCCCCTGCCCCGGCGCCACGCACG GGGGCACGCCTGCCTGCTCCGAGGAGGGGCGTCGGCCCTGTCGCTGGGGGCGCTGGAGTTCCGCCCGCCTCGCCCATCAGCCTGAGCCGCAGCATCGGACGAGGCCCTCTTCAAGGAGCACCTGGTGCGTGACAGCGTCTTCCTGCGCGCC GCCCTGCAGGGCTCCGGGCGCCTGGCACGCCGGGACTCCTGCTCCTCGCTGCGCAGCGGCTCGGCCCTGACGCCCCTGGCCGAGCCCCGGCTGCCCGCCGAGGCCTGGCCGCGCCGCAGCTCGCTCAGCGACCTGCCCTCCCAGAGCGCCAGCCTGCCCCCGGGCCAGGGCCTGCCCAGCGAGCCCCCCACCGAGGGCGCCATCTCGGGCAGCTCCCTCGACAGCTTCTCCGGGGGCTCCCTGAAGATCAGCTGGAACCCCTGGCGGCATGGCCTCTCCTCGCTGGAG AGCTTGCCCCGGGAGGAGACGCCCAGCCGGGCCCCGCTGCTCCCCGAGGAGGCCCCTGGGCCCGGCACCCCAGGAGGGGCCGGAGACTCTGAGTGCGAAGCCAGGGAGAGGTTCCTGGCGCTCAGCAAGCAGGTGGATTCCCGCAGTCTGTCGAGTGACACCATTGAGCTGTGA